A genomic region of Staphylococcus roterodami contains the following coding sequences:
- the pckA gene encoding phosphoenolpyruvate carboxykinase (ATP), whose translation MSVDTYTETTKIDKLLKKPTSHFQLSTTQLYNKILDNKEGVLTELGAVNASTGKYTGRSPKDKFFVSEPSYRDNIDWGDINQPIDEETFLKLYHKVLDYLDKKDELYVFKGYAGSDKDTMLKLTVINELAWHNLFAKNMFIRPESKEEATKIKPNFTIVSAPHFKADPEVDGTKSETFVIISFKHKVILIGGTEYAGEMKKGIFSVMNYLLPMQDIMSMHCSANVGEKGDVALFFGLSGTGKTTLSADPHRKLIGDDEHGWNKNGVFNIEGGCYAKAINLSKEKEPQIFDAIKYGAILENTVVAEDGSVDFEDNRYTENTRAAYPINHIDNIVVPSKAAHPNTIIFLTADAFGVIPPISKLNKDQAMYHFLSGFTSKLAGTERGVTEPEPSFSTCFGAPFFPLHPTVYADLLGELIDQHDVDVYLVNTGWTGGKYGIGRRISLHYTRQMVNQAISGKLKNAEYTKDSTFGLSIPVEIEDVPKTILNPINAWSDKEKYKAQAEDLIQRFEKNFEKFGKKVEHIAEKGSFNK comes from the coding sequence ATGTCAGTAGACACATACACTGAAACAACTAAAATTGACAAATTATTGAAAAAACCAACGTCACATTTTCAGCTTTCGACGACACAACTTTATAATAAAATTTTAGATAATAAGGAAGGCGTATTAACAGAACTTGGAGCTGTTAATGCAAGCACTGGTAAATACACTGGTCGCTCGCCTAAAGACAAATTTTTTGTCTCAGAACCTTCATATAGAGATAACATCGACTGGGGAGATATCAATCAACCTATCGATGAAGAAACTTTCTTAAAGTTATACCATAAAGTATTAGACTATTTAGATAAAAAAGATGAGTTATATGTTTTCAAAGGATACGCAGGTAGCGATAAAGATACAATGTTAAAATTGACAGTCATCAATGAATTAGCTTGGCATAATTTATTTGCTAAAAATATGTTTATCCGACCTGAATCAAAAGAAGAAGCTACAAAGATTAAACCAAACTTCACTATCGTTTCTGCCCCACATTTTAAAGCAGATCCAGAAGTAGATGGTACTAAATCTGAAACATTTGTCATTATTTCATTTAAACATAAAGTCATTTTAATCGGTGGTACTGAATACGCTGGCGAAATGAAAAAAGGTATTTTCTCTGTAATGAATTACTTATTACCGATGCAAGATATTATGAGCATGCATTGTTCAGCAAATGTTGGTGAAAAAGGCGATGTAGCTTTATTCTTCGGTCTATCTGGTACTGGTAAAACAACATTATCAGCTGACCCACATCGTAAATTAATCGGTGATGATGAACACGGATGGAATAAAAACGGCGTATTTAATATTGAAGGCGGCTGCTATGCAAAAGCAATCAATCTTTCCAAAGAAAAAGAACCACAGATCTTTGACGCAATCAAATATGGTGCAATTTTAGAGAATACTGTCGTGGCTGAGGACGGTTCAGTAGACTTCGAAGACAATCGCTACACTGAAAATACTCGTGCGGCTTATCCAATTAATCATATAGATAACATTGTCGTACCATCAAAAGCGGCACATCCAAATACAATCATTTTCTTAACTGCAGATGCATTTGGTGTCATTCCACCAATTTCAAAATTAAATAAAGATCAAGCTATGTATCACTTCTTAAGTGGTTTCACTTCTAAATTAGCTGGTACAGAGCGTGGTGTTACAGAACCTGAACCATCATTCTCAACATGTTTCGGTGCACCTTTCTTCCCGTTACATCCTACTGTTTATGCGGACCTACTAGGTGAATTAATTGATCAGCATGACGTTGATGTATATCTAGTTAACACTGGATGGACTGGTGGGAAATATGGTATCGGACGTAGAATCAGCTTACATTACACACGCCAAATGGTAAATCAAGCTATTTCAGGTAAGTTGAAAAATGCTGAATATACAAAAGATAGTACGTTTGGTTTAAGCATTCCTGTAGAAATTGAAGATGTTCCTAAGACAATTTTAAATCCAATTAATGCTTGGAGCGACAAAGAGAAATATAAAGCACAAGCAGAAGATTTAATTCAACGTTTTGAAAAGAATTTTGAAAAATTCGGTAAGAAAGTTGAACATATTGCTGAAAAAGGTAGCTTCAACAAATAA
- the crcB gene encoding fluoride efflux transporter CrcB — translation MQYVYIFIGGALGALIRYLISFLNVSGTFPVGTFVANLIGAFVMGFLTTLSIAFLKNRPTLKKAITTGFLGALTTFSTFQIELVHMFEHQQFVTLLLYAVTSYVLGILLCHCGMKIGGAIS, via the coding sequence TTGCAATATGTATATATTTTTATAGGTGGCGCTTTAGGTGCGCTTATACGTTATCTAATTTCATTTCTAAATGTATCTGGTACATTTCCTGTTGGTACTTTTGTTGCGAATTTAATAGGCGCTTTTGTTATGGGATTTTTAACTACTTTATCCATTGCTTTTTTAAAAAATCGTCCAACATTAAAGAAAGCAATTACAACAGGATTTTTAGGTGCATTAACAACTTTTTCAACATTTCAAATAGAATTAGTACATATGTTTGAACATCAGCAATTTGTAACATTGCTATTATATGCCGTAACAAGTTATGTGCTAGGGATCTTATTATGTCACTGTGGTATGAAAATTGGAGGTGCCATTTCATGA
- the metK gene encoding methionine adenosyltransferase: MLNNKRLFTSESVTEGHPDKIADQVSDAILDAILKDDPNARVACETTVTTGMALIAGEISTTTYVDIPKVVRETIKEIGYTRAKYGYDYETMAILTAIDEQSPDIAQGVDKALEYRDKDSEEEIEATGAGDQGLMFGYATNETETYMPLAIYLSHQLAKRLSDVRKDGTLNYLRPDGKVQVTVEYDENDNPVRIDTIVVSTQHAEDVTLEQIQEDIKAHVIYPTVPENLINEQTKFYINPTGRFVIGGPQGDAGLTGRKIIVDTYGGYARHGGGCFSGKDPTKVDRSAAYAARYVAKNIVAAGLADQCEVQLAYAIGVAEPVSIAIDTFGTGKVSESQLVEAVRKHFDLRPAGIIKMLDLKQPIYKQTAAYGHFGRTDVLFPWEKLDKVEELKDAVK, from the coding sequence ATGTTAAATAACAAACGATTATTTACTTCAGAGTCTGTTACAGAAGGACACCCAGATAAAATCGCTGACCAAGTGTCAGATGCAATATTAGATGCTATTTTAAAAGACGACCCAAATGCACGTGTAGCTTGTGAAACAACAGTTACAACAGGAATGGCATTAATCGCCGGCGAAATTTCTACAACAACATATGTTGATATTCCGAAAGTTGTTAGAGAAACAATTAAAGAAATTGGATACACAAGAGCAAAATATGGCTATGATTATGAAACAATGGCAATTTTAACTGCGATTGATGAACAATCACCTGACATTGCGCAAGGTGTGGATAAAGCGTTAGAATATCGTGACAAAGATAGTGAAGAAGAGATTGAAGCTACTGGTGCAGGTGACCAAGGTTTAATGTTTGGTTATGCAACAAACGAAACAGAAACGTATATGCCTTTAGCTATCTATCTATCACATCAATTAGCTAAACGTTTATCAGATGTTCGTAAAGATGGTACATTAAACTATTTACGACCAGATGGTAAAGTTCAAGTTACTGTTGAATATGATGAAAATGATAATCCAGTACGTATTGATACGATTGTTGTTTCAACACAACATGCGGAAGATGTGACGTTAGAGCAAATTCAAGAAGACATTAAAGCACATGTCATTTATCCTACTGTTCCTGAAAACTTGATTAATGAACAAACTAAATTTTACATCAACCCAACAGGACGTTTTGTAATCGGTGGACCTCAAGGTGATGCTGGATTAACAGGCCGTAAAATTATAGTTGATACTTATGGAGGCTATGCACGTCATGGTGGTGGTTGCTTTAGTGGTAAGGATCCAACAAAAGTAGACCGTTCAGCTGCATATGCTGCACGTTATGTTGCTAAAAATATAGTTGCAGCGGGCTTAGCAGATCAATGTGAAGTTCAATTAGCATATGCCATTGGTGTTGCAGAGCCAGTTTCAATTGCAATTGATACATTTGGAACTGGAAAGGTTTCTGAAAGTCAACTTGTTGAAGCAGTAAGAAAGCACTTTGACTTAAGACCGGCTGGCATTATTAAAATGCTTGATTTGAAACAACCAATTTATAAACAAACTGCTGCATACGGTCATTTTGGACGTACAGATGTATTATTCCCATGGGAAAAATTAGATAAAGTAGAAGAATTAAAAGACGCAGTTAAATAA
- a CDS encoding prolyl oligopeptidase family serine peptidase produces the protein MPIESFTHHFEEVTFLSDDLKVKALMMTPYQSVKRIVVYLRGGKGQVGRVRAGRLMQFADEQTLIIGPYYRGNNGSEGRDEFYRGDLNDVTQLLRLLHSKYPHAFIHMVGFSRGGLQGLLTFRDLPVTSYTIWGGVSDIYLMYEERVDLRGMLRRMIGHPKKDHEAYEARQAIPNIDENSPPILIVHGGKDKQVGIQHAYHLAEQLELKGAIHETFYQMAEGHVPRPPAMVEALTYIKAFMSKAEMNK, from the coding sequence ATGCCAATTGAATCTTTTACGCACCATTTTGAAGAAGTAACATTTTTGTCAGATGATTTAAAAGTAAAGGCACTTATGATGACACCATATCAATCTGTAAAAAGGATTGTAGTATACTTGCGGGGTGGCAAAGGTCAAGTAGGTCGAGTTCGTGCAGGAAGACTAATGCAATTTGCTGATGAACAAACTTTAATAATTGGTCCATACTATCGTGGTAACAATGGTAGTGAAGGTAGAGATGAATTTTATCGTGGAGATTTAAATGATGTGACACAACTATTGCGGTTGCTTCATAGTAAATATCCACATGCATTTATACACATGGTTGGTTTTTCGCGAGGTGGTTTACAAGGATTGTTGACATTTCGAGACTTACCAGTAACAAGTTATACAATCTGGGGTGGTGTCTCAGATATTTATTTAATGTATGAAGAACGTGTCGATTTAAGAGGCATGCTTCGGAGAATGATTGGTCATCCCAAAAAAGATCATGAAGCATATGAGGCACGACAGGCCATTCCAAATATAGATGAAAATAGTCCGCCGATTTTAATTGTGCATGGAGGTAAAGATAAACAGGTTGGCATTCAACATGCGTATCATTTAGCAGAACAGCTAGAGTTAAAAGGTGCCATACATGAAACATTTTATCAAATGGCGGAAGGGCATGTGCCGAGACCACCAGCCATGGTTGAAGCTTTGACTTATATTAAAGCGTTTATGAGTAAAGCTGAAATGAATAAGTAG
- a CDS encoding CrcB family protein, whose protein sequence is MIATLLVMIGGGFGAVVRGALTDYCNAKFTSQLPIPTLIVNLIGSFLIGLIMGMAISNTWLPALLVTGFLGGLTTFSTLAKELTLMMTPKLKLTHFINYSLLQFIIGFIACYIGFHI, encoded by the coding sequence ATGATAGCTACATTATTAGTTATGATTGGTGGTGGCTTTGGTGCAGTTGTTAGAGGTGCATTAACAGATTATTGTAATGCTAAATTCACATCACAATTACCAATCCCAACACTTATTGTTAACCTCATTGGTAGCTTTCTCATCGGGCTAATAATGGGAATGGCAATTTCAAATACGTGGTTACCTGCTCTTTTGGTCACAGGATTTTTAGGTGGACTTACAACTTTTTCAACGTTAGCAAAAGAGCTTACATTAATGATGACGCCTAAGCTTAAGTTAACACATTTTATCAATTATTCACTTTTACAATTCATTATAGGATTTATTGCTTGTTATATCGGCTTTCATATTTAA
- the ytkD gene encoding nucleoside triphosphatase YtkD — MKFWDKDNRQVNLTFKTDNEVANGNHVLAIPTFENQLLFTKHNIRGIEFPGGKREHGESSIEAVTRELYEETGAKVKNIHYIAQYRIETHDQLQFVKDVYFIEVDSLVSKNNYLETAGPVLYKCINDIEEAEKSFLLQDSTILKCVERVQSLGFYQKQTNAN, encoded by the coding sequence GTGAAGTTTTGGGATAAGGACAATCGTCAAGTTAATTTAACATTTAAAACGGATAATGAGGTAGCAAATGGCAATCACGTGTTGGCTATTCCAACGTTTGAAAATCAATTACTTTTTACAAAGCATAATATTAGAGGAATTGAATTTCCTGGTGGCAAAAGGGAACACGGGGAAAGCAGCATTGAAGCAGTAACTCGAGAATTATATGAAGAAACTGGTGCCAAAGTTAAAAATATTCATTACATAGCACAATATCGTATTGAGACTCACGACCAACTTCAATTTGTTAAAGATGTGTATTTTATAGAAGTTGACTCATTAGTAAGCAAGAACAATTATTTAGAAACAGCAGGGCCAGTGTTGTATAAATGTATAAATGATATAGAAGAAGCAGAGAAAAGTTTCTTACTTCAAGATAGTACCATTTTAAAATGTGTAGAGAGGGTGCAATCACTTGGATTTTATCAAAAGCAAACGAATGCCAATTGA
- the menE gene encoding o-succinylbenzoate--CoA ligase, giving the protein MDFWLYKQAQQNGQHIAITDGQVSYTYRDLYLKAYRLAMKLKSYQQSRVGLYIDNSIESVVLIHACWLANIEIAMINTRLTPNEMVKQMRSIDVKLIFCTLPLNLEGFHIVSLDDIECDGTDISINGLLNNTMDVQYDTSNETSGQRDSTSNILNTSFNLDDIASIMFTSGTTGPQKAVPQTFRNHYASAIGCKDSLGFDHDTIWLSVLPIYHISGLSVLIRAVIEGFTVRIVNKFNAELILNMIKNERITHISLVPQTLNWLMQQGLHEPFNLQKILLGGAKLSANMIDTSLRYNLPIYNSFGMTETCSQFLTATPQMLYERPDTVGMPSANVDVKIKNPNKEGHGELLIKGANVMNGYLYPTDLTDTFENGYFNTGDIAEIDHAGYVMIYDRRKDLIISGGENIYPYQIETVAKQFPGINDAVCVGHPDDTWGQVPKLYFVSENDISEAQLIAYLSQHLAKYKVPKYFEKVDTLPYTSTGKLQRNKLNRG; this is encoded by the coding sequence ATGGATTTTTGGTTATATAAACAAGCACAACAAAATGGCCAACACATTGCGATTACAGATGGTCAAGTTTCCTACACCTATCGAGATTTATATCTTAAGGCGTATCGTTTGGCTATGAAACTCAAAAGTTATCAACAATCGCGTGTTGGACTATACATAGATAATTCAATTGAATCTGTCGTTTTAATTCATGCATGTTGGTTGGCTAATATTGAAATTGCAATGATTAATACAAGATTGACGCCAAATGAAATGGTGAAGCAAATGAGGTCAATTGATGTGAAATTGATTTTTTGTACTTTGCCACTGAATTTGGAAGGCTTTCATATTGTATCGTTGGATGATATTGAATGTGATGGTACGGATATTTCAATTAACGGTTTGCTGAACAACACAATGGACGTTCAATATGATACATCGAACGAAACTTCGGGGCAACGTGATTCAACCTCTAACATATTAAACACGTCATTTAATCTAGATGACATTGCATCCATTATGTTTACGTCAGGGACAACTGGTCCTCAAAAAGCGGTGCCGCAAACGTTTCGTAATCATTATGCTAGTGCAATCGGTTGTAAAGATAGTTTGGGATTTGATCATGACACAATTTGGCTATCTGTATTGCCGATTTATCATATTTCAGGTCTCAGTGTACTCATAAGAGCTGTTATTGAAGGGTTTACGGTGCGTATTGTTAATAAATTTAATGCCGAACTAATTTTAAATATGATAAAAAATGAACGTATAACACACATTTCACTTGTGCCCCAAACATTAAATTGGCTAATGCAACAAGGTTTACACGAACCATTTAATTTACAAAAAATATTACTCGGTGGTGCTAAATTATCTGCTAATATGATAGATACGTCGTTACGATATAATTTACCGATATATAATTCTTTTGGTATGACTGAGACATGTTCACAATTTTTAACTGCAACACCGCAAATGTTGTATGAACGTCCTGATACCGTTGGCATGCCAAGTGCCAATGTTGACGTAAAAATTAAAAATCCTAATAAAGAAGGTCATGGGGAATTATTGATTAAAGGTGCCAATGTAATGAATGGATATTTGTATCCAACAGATTTAACGGATACGTTTGAAAATGGTTATTTTAATACGGGTGACATTGCTGAAATAGATCATGCAGGTTATGTCATGATTTATGACCGACGTAAAGATTTAATCATTAGTGGCGGTGAAAATATTTATCCTTATCAAATTGAAACGGTAGCGAAGCAATTTCCAGGTATCAATGACGCAGTATGTGTAGGGCATCCTGATGATACTTGGGGACAAGTACCTAAATTATATTTTGTAAGTGAAAATGACATTTCTGAAGCGCAATTGATTGCATATTTGTCACAACATTTAGCAAAATATAAAGTTCCTAAATACTTTGAAAAGGTTGATACGTTACCTTATACATCGACTGGTAAATTACAAAGGAATAAGTTGAATAGAGGGTGA
- a CDS encoding aldo/keto reductase, whose protein sequence is MEVKRFYNGNKMPQIGLGTFRVENDENCMKSVKHAIEQGYRSIDTAKVYGNEEQVGAGIRAGLESTGLSREDLFITSKLYFEDFGRENVANAYHASLTRLGLTYLDLYLVHWPGTNEAVMVDTWKGMEDLYKNNEVRNIGVSNFEPDHLEALLAQVSIKPVINQVEFHPYLTQHKLKLYLEAQHIVMESWSPLMNAQILDDETIKEIAKELGKSAPQVVIRWNIQHGVVTIPKSVTPERITENINIFDFNLTDEQMKRIDALNQDRRIGPDPKTFEG, encoded by the coding sequence ATGGAGGTTAAACGATTTTATAACGGGAACAAAATGCCACAAATTGGTTTAGGAACTTTTCGTGTTGAAAATGATGAAAATTGCATGAAAAGTGTTAAACATGCAATTGAGCAAGGATATCGTAGCATTGATACTGCAAAAGTATATGGGAATGAAGAGCAAGTTGGAGCAGGTATTCGTGCTGGATTGGAATCAACTGGATTAAGTAGGGAGGACTTATTTATTACTTCAAAATTATATTTTGAAGATTTTGGTAGAGAAAATGTTGCCAATGCTTATCACGCTAGTTTAACACGCCTCGGTTTAACATATTTAGATTTATACTTAGTACATTGGCCAGGTACGAACGAAGCCGTTATGGTTGATACGTGGAAAGGTATGGAAGATTTATATAAAAATAATGAAGTAAGAAATATTGGCGTTAGCAATTTTGAACCTGATCATTTGGAGGCGTTGTTGGCACAAGTGTCAATCAAGCCGGTTATTAATCAAGTTGAATTTCATCCATATTTAACACAACATAAATTGAAATTATACTTGGAAGCGCAACATATTGTGATGGAATCTTGGTCACCATTGATGAATGCACAAATATTAGATGATGAAACAATTAAAGAGATTGCTAAAGAATTAGGGAAATCAGCGCCACAAGTAGTTATAAGATGGAACATACAGCATGGTGTAGTAACGATACCTAAATCTGTCACACCTGAAAGAATTACTGAAAACATAAATATATTCGATTTCAATTTAACAGATGAGCAAATGAAGCGAATCGATGCTTTGAATCAAGATAGAAGAATTGGACCTGATCCAAAAACATTTGAAGGCTAA
- a CDS encoding NERD domain-containing protein — MDLSSPVVIGLITAVVIALIFFVLFLIALGSKKKVKRQTEEKYEQQEQNIKKSHEEALEKERIQNKKTITKQQEDYNHMVSTKDREIDALKLFSKNHSEYVTDMRLIGIRERLVKEKRIRPEDMHIMANIFLPKDGFNNIERISHLVLTRTGLYIIDSQLLKGHVYNGISGGQFKDLPPMEQVFDTLDLDKSRPQTIVMDQNDDKRSLSFVNYSDQIEAIKQLAEDLQKELGAKYTPTSILYFNPKNEGDVTISNYNQNSAVKVLVGAEQLDEFFNKFVFHGRIQYNVEDLQQMMDKIESFN; from the coding sequence ATGGATTTATCTTCACCAGTAGTCATTGGACTCATTACTGCAGTAGTTATTGCATTAATCTTTTTTGTCCTTTTCTTAATTGCATTAGGCAGTAAGAAAAAAGTTAAGCGACAAACAGAAGAAAAGTATGAACAACAAGAACAAAACATTAAAAAGTCTCATGAAGAAGCTTTAGAAAAAGAGCGTATTCAGAATAAGAAGACAATTACGAAACAACAAGAAGATTACAACCACATGGTTAGTACAAAAGACCGTGAGATTGATGCATTAAAATTGTTCTCGAAAAATCATAGTGAATATGTAACGGACATGAGATTAATTGGCATTCGTGAAAGATTAGTTAAAGAAAAGCGAATTCGACCAGAAGATATGCACATTATGGCAAATATCTTTTTACCAAAGGATGGCTTTAATAATATTGAACGCATTAGTCATTTAGTATTAACTAGAACTGGACTATATATTATTGATTCCCAATTGTTGAAAGGTCATGTATATAATGGTATCAGTGGCGGTCAATTTAAAGATTTACCACCAATGGAACAAGTATTTGATACATTAGATTTAGATAAATCTAGACCGCAAACTATTGTTATGGATCAAAATGATGACAAACGTTCATTATCATTTGTGAATTATTCAGATCAAATTGAGGCAATTAAACAATTAGCTGAAGACTTACAAAAAGAATTGGGTGCCAAATATACGCCAACTTCAATTTTATACTTCAATCCTAAAAATGAAGGTGACGTAACGATTTCAAATTATAATCAAAATAGCGCTGTAAAAGTACTTGTTGGTGCAGAACAATTAGATGAATTCTTTAACAAATTTGTATTCCATGGTCGTATTCAATACAATGTTGAAGACTTACAACAAATGATGGATAAAATCGAATCATTCAATTAA
- the menC gene encoding o-succinylbenzoate synthase encodes MKLTALHFYKYSEPFKSKIVTPKVTLTHRDCLFIEIIDDKGNSYFGECNAFQTDWYNRETIDAVKQVIEQWFIDIKNKSFETYEVALELLAPLEDTPAARATVVMALYQIFHTLPSFSVAYGATVSGLSNKQLAALKVTKPARIKLKWTSQIIDQIKSLRELDFQFQLVVDANESLTRQDMTQLQLLAHENILYIEEPFKDISMIDEVVSETKPPIALDEKATSLSVIINLIEQYDVDVIVLKPFRLGGIDKVQIAMKTLKEYGVKVVIGGMYEYGLSRYFTAMLACNGDYPGDVTPAGYYFEQDVVEYSGILKEERLEFRPPKVDITQLKPY; translated from the coding sequence GTGAAATTGACGGCTTTGCATTTTTATAAATATAGTGAACCATTTAAGTCCAAAATTGTAACTCCGAAAGTCACTTTAACTCATCGTGATTGTTTGTTTATTGAAATAATTGATGATAAAGGCAATTCATATTTTGGTGAATGTAATGCTTTTCAAACAGATTGGTATAATCGTGAAACAATCGATGCTGTGAAACAAGTAATTGAGCAATGGTTCATAGATATTAAAAATAAATCATTCGAAACGTATGAAGTGGCACTTGAGTTATTGGCACCTTTGGAAGATACGCCTGCTGCAAGAGCAACTGTTGTTATGGCATTGTATCAAATTTTTCACACTTTACCGTCATTTTCAGTAGCATATGGTGCGACAGTAAGTGGGTTATCTAACAAACAACTAGCTGCCTTGAAAGTAACAAAACCTGCCAGAATTAAGTTAAAGTGGACGTCTCAAATTATAGATCAAATAAAATCGTTACGTGAGTTAGACTTTCAGTTTCAATTAGTAGTTGATGCAAATGAGTCATTAACCCGTCAAGACATGACACAGTTACAATTATTAGCACATGAAAATATACTTTATATCGAAGAGCCATTTAAAGATATCTCAATGATTGATGAAGTAGTGAGTGAAACTAAACCTCCAATCGCTCTTGATGAAAAAGCGACATCGTTGTCAGTCATTATTAATTTGATAGAACAATATGATGTGGATGTTATCGTACTAAAGCCATTTCGACTTGGTGGCATTGATAAAGTGCAAATTGCTATGAAGACATTAAAAGAGTATGGCGTAAAGGTAGTAATTGGTGGCATGTATGAATATGGCTTGAGCCGTTATTTTACAGCAATGCTTGCTTGTAATGGTGACTATCCTGGAGATGTAACGCCAGCAGGTTATTATTTTGAACAAGATGTAGTTGAATATTCAGGCATATTAAAAGAGGAACGCCTCGAATTTCGTCCCCCTAAGGTAGATATAACTCAATTAAAACCATATTAA
- the yidD gene encoding membrane protein insertion efficiency factor YidD has translation MKKIFLAMIHFYQRFISPLTPPTCRFYPTCSEYTREAIQYHGAFKGLYLGIRRILKCHPLHKGGFDPVPIKKDKSTSKHSHKHHH, from the coding sequence ATGAAAAAGATATTTTTGGCAATGATTCACTTTTATCAACGATTCATTTCGCCACTTACGCCACCTACTTGTCGTTTTTATCCAACGTGTTCAGAATACACTAGAGAAGCCATTCAATATCATGGCGCTTTCAAAGGCCTTTACTTAGGTATTCGTCGAATTTTAAAATGTCATCCGCTTCATAAAGGCGGCTTTGACCCTGTTCCTATAAAAAAAGACAAGTCAACAAGTAAACATTCGCATAAACATCACCATTAA